A window of the Arachis duranensis cultivar V14167 chromosome 5, aradu.V14167.gnm2.J7QH, whole genome shotgun sequence genome harbors these coding sequences:
- the LOC107491418 gene encoding (S)-8-oxocitronellyl enol synthase CYC2 encodes MSWWWAGAIGAAKKKFEDDEPPRSFQSVGLVIGVTGIVGNSLAEILPLADTPGGPWKVYGVARRPRPSWNADHPIEYIQCDISDPNDTQSKLSALTDVTHIFYVSWTRRPTEAENCEVNGAMLRNVLQAVIPNAPNLRHVSLQTGGKHYLGPFELFGKIQPHEPPFTEDLPRLKAPNFYYTQEDILYEETQTKDGVSWSVHRPQVIFGFSPYSLMNMVGTLCVYAAICKHERVPLRFPGTKSAWEDYTTVSDADLIAEQHIWAAVDAYARNEAFNCSNGDVFKWKHLWKVLAEQYGITEYGFDEGSERLKLSEMMRDKGPVWDEIVRENQLLPTKLEEVADWWFVDLIFCGVCILDSMNKSKEHGFFGFRNSKNSFISWIDKTRAFKIVP; translated from the exons ATGAGTTGGTGGTGGGCTGGAGCTATCGGTGCTGCCAAG AAAAAATTCGAAGACGACGAACCTCCGCGAAGCTTCCAGAGCGTGGGTCTGGTCATCGGCGTCACCGGCATAGTCGGCAACAGCCTCGCCGAGATTCTCCCTCTCGCCGATACCCCCGGCGGTCCATGGAAGGTCTACGGCGTTGCCCGGCGGCCCCGTCCATCCTGGAACGCCGATCACCCAATCGAATACATCCAGTGCGACATCTCCGATCCCAACGACACCCAATCGAAGCTCTCCGCCCTAACAGACGTCACACACATCTTCTACGTCTCATGGACTAGACGCCCCACCGAAGCCGAGAATTGCGAGGTTAACGGCGCCATGCTCAGGAATGTCCTCCAAGCCGTTATCCCCAACGCCCCCAATCTCCGCCACGTGTCCCTCCAGACTGGTGGCAAGCACTACCTAGGTCCCTTCGAGCTCTTCGGCAAGATCCAACCCCACGAGCCGCCCTTCACGGAGGATCTGCCGCGACTCAAGGCCCCCAATTTCTATTACACTCAGGAAGACATCTTGTACGAAGAGACGCAGACGAAGGACGGTGTTTCTTGGTCGGTTCACCGGCCGCAAGTGATCTTCGGATTCTCACCTTACAGCTTGATGAACATGGTGGGAACCCTGTGCGTGTACGCGGCGATTTGCAAGCACGAGAGGGTTCCATTGAGATTCCCTGGAACCAAATCGGCGTGGGAGGATTACACGACGGTGTCGGATGCGGATTTGATCGCGGAGCAGCATATATGGGCGGCGGTGGATGCGTACGCGAGGAACGAGGCGTTCAATTGCAGCAACGGGGATGTGTTCAAGTGGAAGCATCTGTGGAAGGTGCTGGCGGAGCAGTATGGGATCACCGAGTATGGCTTCGATGAGGGTTCCGAGAGACTCAAGTTGTCGGAGATGATGAGGGATAAGGGCCCTGTGTGGGATGAGATTGTTAGAGAGAATCAGCTTCTTCCCACCAAACTTGAAGAGGTCGCTGATTGGTGGTTTGTGGATTTGATTTTCTGTGGCGTTTGCATTTTGGATA